From the genome of Cedecea lapagei, one region includes:
- a CDS encoding threonine/serine exporter family protein has product MQPDVAPQRDVTRLCIQCALFLLQHGAESALVEELSTRLGKALGMDSVESSISANAIVLSTIKDNQCLTTTRKNVDRGINMHVVTEVQHIVILAEHRLLDAGDVLKRFEHIKPLRYPRWLVVLMVGLSCGCFCKLNNGGWDGALVAFIASSVAMSVRQLLTIRQLHPQISFCVTAFVATSVSGLLIARGPFADTSSIAMAASVLLLVPGFPLINAVADMFKGHVNTGLARWAMASLLTLATCLGVVMAMSLWGLRGWA; this is encoded by the coding sequence ATGCAGCCAGATGTTGCTCCCCAGCGGGACGTCACTCGTTTATGTATTCAGTGTGCGCTCTTTTTACTGCAGCACGGAGCAGAAAGCGCACTCGTGGAAGAGCTTTCCACCCGGCTGGGTAAAGCGCTGGGTATGGACAGCGTGGAAAGCTCAATCTCCGCCAACGCCATCGTCCTTAGCACCATTAAAGACAACCAGTGCCTGACAACTACGCGAAAAAATGTCGATCGCGGCATCAATATGCATGTCGTCACCGAGGTACAGCACATCGTGATCCTCGCCGAGCACAGACTGCTTGATGCCGGGGACGTTCTTAAGCGTTTTGAACACATCAAGCCGCTGCGCTACCCGCGCTGGCTGGTGGTGCTGATGGTCGGTCTTTCCTGCGGCTGCTTCTGCAAACTGAACAACGGCGGCTGGGACGGGGCGCTGGTCGCCTTTATTGCCAGCTCGGTGGCGATGTCGGTGCGCCAGCTTCTGACGATCCGCCAGCTTCACCCGCAGATCAGCTTCTGCGTTACCGCCTTCGTCGCTACCAGCGTCTCCGGGCTGCTGATCGCCAGAGGCCCGTTTGCCGACACCTCAAGCATCGCAATGGCCGCAAGCGTGTTACTGCTGGTCCCCGGCTTCCCGCTGATCAACGCCGTTGCCGATATGTTCAAAGGTCACGTCAACACCGGCCTGGCTCGCTGGGCGATGGCCAGCCTGCTCACGCTTGCGACCTGTCTCGGCGTGGTAATGGCGATGTCGCTGTGGGGGCTACGGGGATGGGCATAA
- a CDS encoding threonine/serine exporter — translation MGIIEFTLALLQDMALSAVPAAGFALVFNVPQRALPYCALLGGIGHGSRMAMMTAGLNIEWSTFLASILVGIIGIQWSRWYLAHPKIFTVAAVIPMFPGIYAYTAMISMVKLTHFGYSDPLMILLVTNFLKASFIVGALSIGLSLPGLWLYRKKPRV, via the coding sequence ATGGGCATAATCGAGTTCACTCTGGCTCTGCTTCAGGATATGGCGCTGTCTGCCGTTCCGGCAGCGGGTTTTGCGCTGGTGTTTAACGTCCCTCAGCGCGCCCTGCCTTACTGCGCCCTGCTCGGCGGCATCGGTCACGGCTCGCGTATGGCGATGATGACCGCAGGCCTGAACATCGAATGGAGCACTTTTCTGGCTTCAATTCTGGTCGGCATCATCGGTATTCAGTGGTCGCGCTGGTATCTTGCGCACCCGAAAATCTTTACCGTTGCGGCAGTCATTCCTATGTTTCCGGGGATCTACGCCTACACCGCCATGATCTCGATGGTAAAATTGACGCACTTTGGCTACAGCGATCCGCTGATGATCCTGCTGGTCACCAATTTCCTGAAGGCTTCGTTTATCGTGGGCGCACTCTCCATTGGCCTCTCGCTGCCGGGGCTGTGGCTCTATCGCAAAAAGCCCAGAGTCTGA
- a CDS encoding PTS sugar transporter subunit IIB, whose amino-acid sequence MKRILLCCAAGMSTSMVVNRMKQAARDQQIEVEIKAVGVEEFTDAMPEFDCCLLGPQIKSRLEDFKAQAAPKRIPVTVINSMDYGMMRGARILADALALIA is encoded by the coding sequence ATGAAACGTATCCTTTTGTGCTGTGCCGCTGGTATGTCTACCAGTATGGTCGTGAACAGGATGAAACAGGCCGCCCGGGATCAACAGATTGAGGTTGAGATCAAGGCGGTGGGTGTTGAAGAGTTCACGGATGCTATGCCTGAATTTGATTGCTGTTTACTCGGTCCGCAGATCAAATCCCGTCTGGAAGATTTTAAGGCTCAGGCCGCTCCCAAACGGATCCCGGTCACGGTCATTAACTCTATGGATTACGGAATGATGCGCGGCGCCAGAATTCTCGCCGATGCACTCGCGTTGATAGCCTGA
- a CDS encoding organic hydroperoxide resistance protein — protein MSLEKVVYTAKAKATGGREGRATSSDGVLDVKLGLPKEMGGAGGEVTNPEQLFAAGYSACFLGALKFVSGRDKIAMPSDAFIEGEVGIGPLPTGFGIEAKLNIHLPGMDAAEAKKLVDAAHIVCPYSNATRGNIDVTLNIIS, from the coding sequence ATGTCTTTAGAAAAAGTCGTTTATACCGCAAAAGCCAAAGCCACCGGCGGCCGTGAAGGCCGTGCAACCTCTTCCGACGGCGTGCTGGACGTTAAGCTGGGCCTGCCAAAAGAGATGGGTGGCGCTGGCGGCGAGGTGACTAACCCCGAGCAGCTGTTTGCGGCGGGTTATTCTGCCTGCTTCCTCGGCGCGCTGAAATTTGTCTCCGGCCGCGACAAAATCGCCATGCCGTCCGACGCATTCATTGAAGGCGAAGTTGGTATTGGGCCATTGCCGACCGGTTTCGGTATTGAAGCGAAGCTGAACATTCACCTGCCGGGGATGGACGCAGCCGAAGCCAAAAAACTGGTTGATGCGGCACACATCGTTTGCCCTTATTCCAACGCGACCCGCGGCAACATCGACGTGACGCTGAATATCATCAGCTGA
- a CDS encoding PTS sugar transporter subunit IIC, with the protein MSANHPAFNLIFRFVENYVSPVAGRISSQRHVMAIRDGFISAMPFMIVGSFLLVFAYPPFSPTTTWGFARAWLDLAKQFEGQILTPFDMTMGIMSIYICAAIAYNLGKHYVKSHGLDPFMCAMLSLMAFLVVAAPKTKGTLPVDSLGGTGIFTAIMVAIYCVEMMRFLKAHNIGIKLPDQVPPMIKNSFDLLIPVLVVVLTLYPLSLFIQSQFDMLIPQAIMALFKPLVSAADSLPAILLAVLIAHLLWFAGIHGAAIVSGMLQMFWLTNLGLNQGALAAGAPLPHIFMEAFWTFFIVVGGSGATMGLVICYLRSKSAHLRSIGRLSIVPTCFNINEPVIFGTPIVMNPVFFIPFLLAPMVNAVLAWGAMKLDLIGRVISVVPWTAPAPIGAAWALGWDFRAAILVILLACISSIIYFPFFKVYEKQLLEQEKEEAQRASEEGNQQLA; encoded by the coding sequence ATGTCTGCCAACCACCCTGCATTTAATTTAATTTTTCGCTTTGTTGAAAACTACGTTAGCCCTGTTGCTGGCCGTATTTCTTCACAGCGCCACGTCATGGCCATTCGCGACGGATTTATTTCAGCGATGCCGTTCATGATTGTCGGTTCGTTCCTGCTGGTCTTTGCCTATCCGCCGTTTTCGCCCACCACAACCTGGGGCTTTGCCCGCGCCTGGCTCGATCTGGCGAAGCAGTTTGAGGGACAAATTCTGACGCCGTTTGATATGACGATGGGCATCATGTCTATCTATATTTGTGCGGCCATTGCCTACAATCTGGGCAAGCATTATGTCAAATCGCACGGGCTGGATCCCTTTATGTGCGCCATGCTGTCGTTGATGGCCTTCCTCGTGGTAGCGGCCCCGAAAACCAAGGGGACGCTGCCGGTGGATAGCCTTGGCGGCACCGGTATTTTTACCGCGATTATGGTGGCGATTTACTGCGTAGAGATGATGCGATTCCTGAAGGCGCACAACATCGGCATTAAGCTGCCGGACCAGGTGCCACCGATGATCAAAAACTCCTTTGACCTGCTGATCCCGGTGCTGGTGGTGGTGCTGACGCTCTATCCGCTGAGCCTGTTTATCCAGTCCCAGTTCGATATGCTGATCCCGCAGGCCATTATGGCGCTGTTTAAGCCGTTGGTGTCGGCTGCGGATTCCCTGCCTGCGATTCTGCTGGCGGTGCTGATTGCGCACCTGCTGTGGTTCGCGGGCATTCATGGGGCGGCGATTGTCTCCGGGATGCTGCAGATGTTCTGGCTGACTAACCTGGGGCTAAATCAGGGCGCGCTGGCTGCCGGTGCACCGCTGCCGCATATCTTTATGGAGGCGTTCTGGACCTTCTTTATCGTGGTTGGCGGTTCCGGGGCGACAATGGGGCTGGTTATCTGCTATCTGCGCAGTAAATCAGCCCACCTGCGTTCTATCGGCCGCCTTAGCATCGTGCCGACCTGCTTTAACATTAACGAGCCGGTCATCTTTGGTACGCCGATTGTGATGAACCCGGTGTTCTTCATTCCGTTCCTGCTGGCGCCAATGGTTAACGCCGTGCTGGCCTGGGGCGCAATGAAGCTGGATCTGATTGGTCGCGTAATTTCCGTTGTTCCCTGGACGGCGCCGGCACCTATCGGAGCCGCCTGGGCGCTGGGATGGGACTTCCGCGCGGCAATCCTGGTGATTCTGCTGGCCTGCATCTCGTCCATCATCTACTTCCCGTTCTTCAAAGTGTACGAGAAGCAACTGCTGGAGCAGGAGAAAGAAGAGGCGCAAAGGGCGAGCGAGGAGGGGAACCAACAGCTGGCTTAA
- a CDS encoding CDP-diacylglycerol diphosphatase, giving the protein MKKILRVVVVLLILLVAAVAIRLWLLHRHGDALWNIISQQCIPNQQQNSSPAPCLKVDLAQRYLVFKDAKGPLHTLLMPTDKISGIESPKILENGAPNYFLDAWENRHYLLDETTKAVRDDDLVLAINSRYGRSQNQLHIHLSCLRPEVYQSINQLADKVSDQWQPFGAEILGHKYLARKVPAEANPFTVLAEYVKAQGDEMDNFGLARVVTAKGDVVLLANPRQLLGGNQGSAEEMLDYSCSLAN; this is encoded by the coding sequence ATGAAAAAGATCCTGCGCGTGGTGGTTGTGCTGCTGATTTTACTGGTGGCCGCCGTCGCTATTCGTCTGTGGCTGCTGCATCGCCACGGTGATGCTCTGTGGAATATCATTAGCCAGCAGTGCATTCCCAACCAGCAGCAGAATAGCTCGCCGGCACCCTGCCTGAAAGTCGACCTGGCACAGCGCTACCTGGTGTTCAAAGATGCCAAAGGCCCGCTGCATACCCTGCTGATGCCGACGGATAAAATCAGCGGCATCGAGAGTCCGAAGATCCTCGAAAACGGCGCGCCCAACTACTTCCTGGACGCGTGGGAAAATCGCCATTATCTGCTGGATGAAACCACGAAAGCGGTGAGAGACGATGATCTGGTGCTGGCTATCAATTCCCGCTACGGGCGTTCGCAGAACCAGCTGCATATTCACCTGTCCTGCCTGCGGCCTGAGGTTTACCAGTCCATTAACCAGCTTGCTGATAAGGTGAGTGACCAGTGGCAGCCGTTTGGCGCAGAAATTCTTGGGCATAAATATCTGGCGCGAAAAGTGCCTGCGGAAGCTAATCCGTTTACCGTGCTGGCGGAGTATGTGAAGGCCCAGGGCGATGAGATGGATAATTTTGGTCTGGCGCGAGTAGTCACGGCAAAAGGAGATGTGGTGCTGTTGGCTAACCCTCGCCAACTGCTGGGCGGTAACCAGGGCTCGGCGGAAGAGATGCTGGACTATAGCTGCTCGCTGGCAAACTAA
- a CDS encoding MarR family winged helix-turn-helix transcriptional regulator: MKKRPTETNALLLDNQLCFALYSANLAVNKLYRQLLAPLQLTYPQYLVMLVLWEQDDVTVSQIGERLFLDSATLTPLLKRLESAGLLLRQRSREDERQVAVTLTPQGKTLQEKAQSIPDSVRCASACSVDSMLALKAQLESLRSNLNT, from the coding sequence ATGAAGAAGAGACCGACCGAAACGAACGCTCTGCTGCTGGATAACCAGCTTTGCTTTGCGCTCTATTCCGCCAACCTGGCGGTAAACAAGCTCTACCGCCAGCTGCTTGCGCCGCTGCAGCTCACCTATCCGCAATATCTGGTGATGCTGGTGCTGTGGGAGCAGGACGATGTGACGGTGTCGCAAATTGGCGAGCGCCTGTTTCTGGACTCCGCTACCCTGACGCCCCTGCTGAAGCGGCTGGAAAGCGCCGGGCTGCTTTTACGCCAGCGCTCTCGCGAAGATGAACGCCAGGTGGCCGTCACGCTGACTCCGCAAGGCAAAACGCTGCAGGAAAAAGCGCAGAGCATTCCTGATTCCGTGCGCTGCGCTTCGGCCTGCAGCGTGGACAGTATGCTGGCGCTTAAGGCGCAGCTGGAGTCGCTGCGTAGTAACCTAAACACGTAA
- a CDS encoding DUF2501 domain-containing protein, translated as MKTRNRTLCAIALTAAFFTGQATAASWQDQLSSAANELSKSGSTATSADAQNGGLSLSSLTSLLNGNSKSLSSNTMTNAAGVMEYCAKNKLASVTNTDNIKNQLMTKLGLESSTQPADKQDYNQGLMGLLNTANGQKLDLNSIGNSPLAEKVKTKACDLVLKQGMNYLS; from the coding sequence ATGAAAACAAGGAACAGAACTCTCTGCGCAATAGCGCTGACGGCGGCCTTTTTCACCGGCCAGGCCACCGCAGCAAGCTGGCAGGATCAGCTTTCCAGTGCAGCAAACGAGCTGAGCAAAAGCGGCTCCACGGCAACCAGCGCCGACGCCCAGAATGGCGGTCTTTCTCTCTCTTCATTAACCAGCCTGCTTAACGGCAACAGCAAGTCTCTTAGCTCAAACACGATGACCAATGCGGCCGGCGTGATGGAATACTGCGCGAAGAACAAACTGGCTTCCGTCACCAATACCGACAACATCAAAAATCAGCTGATGACAAAACTGGGTCTGGAAAGCAGCACCCAGCCTGCCGACAAGCAGGACTACAATCAGGGCCTGATGGGCCTGCTAAATACGGCGAACGGCCAGAAGCTGGATCTGAACAGCATCGGCAACTCGCCGCTGGCTGAAAAGGTCAAAACCAAAGCCTGCGATCTGGTGCTCAAACAGGGCATGAATTACCTGTCGTAA
- a CDS encoding YbaK/EbsC family protein, translated as MSLQSVRQFFADHAPDIDIIELNQSTATVALAAAAHNVAPGQIAKTLSLKVKNDIILIVAKGDARLDNKKLKEAFGAKARMLSSDEVVNWTGHPVGGVCPFGLENPLAVFCDISLRQYDEVLPAAGAIHSAVRISPERLAELTQAKWVDVCQ; from the coding sequence ATGAGTTTGCAGTCCGTGCGGCAATTCTTCGCCGACCATGCCCCCGATATCGATATCATCGAGCTAAACCAAAGCACCGCCACCGTCGCGCTTGCCGCCGCTGCCCACAATGTTGCCCCCGGGCAAATAGCCAAAACGCTCTCATTGAAGGTCAAAAACGACATTATTCTGATCGTCGCAAAAGGCGATGCTCGTCTTGATAATAAGAAACTTAAAGAGGCTTTTGGCGCTAAGGCGCGCATGCTCAGCAGCGATGAAGTGGTGAACTGGACCGGGCATCCGGTTGGCGGCGTCTGCCCTTTTGGGCTGGAAAACCCGCTGGCGGTGTTCTGCGACATTTCGCTGCGCCAGTATGATGAAGTGTTGCCTGCCGCAGGCGCTATCCACAGCGCCGTTCGCATCTCTCCGGAACGACTGGCCGAATTAACGCAGGCCAAATGGGTGGACGTCTGCCAGTAA
- a CDS encoding GGDEF domain-containing protein, with protein sequence MTAQTWRALLKAKHQLSLRLFLLLNALAAAFSMLFSLHSVLRLTPPVIAILLASLTLLAWQIRDKKRLINLNIASFFFGLLWALHIFLKNEAIGHPDTSFLVISLMSVLFIGAISFINNIVPFLLQSLPVALVVLWLGDVDQWLRVLYSIALPAIGITIQHIIQKRNDWFTQRLMNQLLEEKETLSDLSMLDPLTGLYNRRGFQNRLEHIQASGPGSHYVLLLDIDYFKSYNDHYGHAMGDQALIRVSAAIRDAVRSRDIVTRYGGEEFMVMLTNIDAERALQSAERIRQRVFDLDIPHMFKNQATTNVTVSIGMAPFSEGSIDDALRLADKALYQAKHRGRNSILTHEMVTVN encoded by the coding sequence ATGACAGCCCAAACCTGGCGAGCCTTACTCAAAGCGAAGCATCAGCTTTCTTTACGTTTATTTTTGCTGCTTAACGCCCTGGCAGCCGCTTTTTCTATGCTCTTTTCCCTGCATTCGGTGCTGCGCCTTACGCCGCCGGTTATTGCTATTCTGCTCGCCAGCCTGACGCTGCTTGCCTGGCAAATCAGGGATAAAAAACGGTTAATAAACCTGAATATTGCCTCTTTCTTTTTCGGGTTATTATGGGCGCTGCACATTTTTCTTAAAAACGAAGCCATCGGCCATCCCGATACCTCATTTCTGGTTATCAGCCTGATGTCTGTGCTTTTTATTGGCGCCATTTCGTTTATTAATAATATCGTGCCCTTCCTGCTGCAAAGCCTGCCCGTCGCATTGGTTGTGCTCTGGCTGGGGGATGTCGATCAGTGGCTGCGGGTGCTTTACTCTATCGCGCTGCCCGCCATAGGCATCACCATTCAGCATATTATTCAAAAACGTAACGACTGGTTTACCCAGCGGCTGATGAATCAGTTGCTCGAAGAGAAAGAGACGCTGAGCGACCTCAGCATGCTCGATCCTCTGACCGGGCTATACAACCGCCGGGGCTTTCAAAATCGTCTCGAGCATATTCAGGCCTCCGGCCCCGGCAGCCATTACGTTCTGCTGCTGGATATCGATTATTTCAAGTCCTACAACGATCACTACGGCCATGCGATGGGCGATCAGGCGCTGATCCGCGTTTCGGCCGCCATCCGTGACGCAGTGCGCTCGAGAGATATCGTCACTCGCTACGGTGGGGAAGAATTTATGGTTATGCTCACCAACATCGACGCTGAGCGTGCGCTGCAGTCTGCGGAAAGGATCCGCCAGCGCGTTTTCGATCTGGACATTCCCCATATGTTCAAGAACCAGGCCACGACCAACGTCACCGTCAGTATCGGGATGGCGCCCTTTAGCGAAGGCAGCATTGATGATGCCCTCAGGCTGGCGGACAAAGCGCTGTATCAGGCGAAACACCGCGGGCGAAACAGCATTCTGACCCACGAAATGGTCACTGTGAATTGA